One window of Pectobacterium carotovorum genomic DNA carries:
- the uca gene encoding urea carboxylase gives MFDKLLIANRGAIACRILRSLREMNVRGVAVYSDADISSLHIQDADEALSLGEGAAAHTYLDVEKILSAAQRSGAQAIHPGYGFLSENAAFAEACEAAQIAFVGPTPQQLRVFGLKHTARALAKQHNVPLLEGTELLENIDAALRAAEAIGYPVMLKSTAGGGGIGMRVCYSTTELSDAFETVKRLGQNNFSDAGVFIEKYIERARHLEVQIFGDGQGDVLALGVRDCSVQRRNQKVIEETPAPNLPDGVADALCAAAISLAQAVNYRSAGTVEFVYDSVTDRFYFLEVNTRLQVEHGVTEQVWGVDLVRWMIELAAGDLPPLHELAAGLNPQGHAIQARLYAEDPGKQFQPSPGLLTEVVFPESEGQSLRIDTWVTAGCEIPPFFDPMLAKIIACAPTREQAIVGLDRALADTRLYGVEHNRDYLRQILAAEPFASGQPWTRCLDTLVYNATTCEVVSAGTQTTVQDYPGRLGYWAVGVPPSGPMDDRALRLGNRLVGNPAGMAALEVTMNGPTLRFNTDAVAAVTGAAMAIELDGQSVPMDSVFAIPAGATLRLGAANAHGVRSYLCLRGGFDVPDYLGSKSTFTLGQFGGHAGRALRAGDVLHLAPLTDRRTGDCLPDALRTTLSTVRELRVIYGPHAAPDYFTPAYMETFLTTEWEVHFNSSRTGVRLIGPKPEWVRDSGGEAGLHPSNIHDNPYAIGAVDFTGDMPVILGPDGPSLGGFVCPVTIIEADLWALGQLTAGDRVRFIPVDLPTARALAQARHAEVEQLAPIAVDWSPAGLISPVELDSGEADKRLVARLSGDTHLLLEVGAAELDVALRFRIHALMLALEKQTLDGIIDVTPGIRSLQVHYRPEVLSLQHLLDMLSTLWQDVCTQQNLTVPSRVVYLPLSWDDPACQLAIQKYMTTVRSDAPWCPSNLEFIRRINELDNLDEVYRTVFDASYLVMGLGDVYLGAPVATPLDPRHRLVTTKYNPARTWTAENSVGIGGAYLCVYGMEGPGGYQFVGRTLQMWDRYRGVGAFDGKPWLLRFFDQIRFYPVSADELLSIRRDFPLGRYPLRIEQSELALNAYQDFLSREAEEIEAFRVRQRAAFEAERERWRIAGQSVTDSVDVVIEEASEAPILPGQVGVESSISGNLWQVTTEVGKTVAEGETLMILESMKMEIPIVSPQHGTVREIRCQPGASVRAGQCVVVIEAQAE, from the coding sequence ATGTTCGACAAACTTCTGATTGCCAACCGTGGCGCGATTGCGTGCCGTATTCTACGTTCGTTGCGAGAGATGAACGTCCGTGGCGTCGCGGTTTATTCTGATGCCGATATCAGTAGCCTGCATATTCAGGACGCCGATGAAGCCCTTAGTCTGGGAGAGGGCGCGGCGGCTCATACCTATCTGGATGTAGAAAAAATTCTCTCTGCGGCGCAGCGCAGCGGCGCACAAGCGATTCATCCCGGCTATGGTTTTCTGTCCGAGAATGCGGCGTTTGCCGAAGCCTGCGAAGCGGCACAGATTGCCTTTGTTGGGCCGACGCCGCAGCAGCTACGGGTATTCGGCTTAAAACATACGGCGCGCGCGTTGGCGAAGCAGCACAACGTGCCGCTGCTGGAAGGCACCGAGCTGCTGGAAAATATTGATGCAGCCCTTCGGGCGGCGGAAGCGATCGGCTATCCGGTCATGCTTAAAAGCACGGCGGGTGGCGGTGGAATCGGGATGCGCGTCTGCTATAGCACCACAGAACTGTCTGACGCGTTTGAAACGGTAAAGCGTTTGGGACAGAACAACTTCAGCGACGCAGGCGTTTTCATCGAAAAGTATATCGAACGCGCCCGGCATCTGGAGGTACAGATTTTTGGTGACGGGCAGGGCGACGTGTTGGCGCTGGGGGTTCGGGACTGTTCGGTACAGCGCCGTAACCAGAAAGTGATTGAAGAAACGCCCGCGCCCAATCTGCCAGATGGCGTTGCCGATGCGCTGTGTGCTGCGGCAATCAGTCTGGCACAGGCGGTGAATTACCGCAGTGCCGGAACGGTGGAATTCGTGTATGACAGCGTGACGGACCGTTTTTACTTTCTTGAAGTCAATACGCGCCTACAGGTCGAGCACGGCGTAACGGAACAGGTCTGGGGTGTGGATCTGGTGCGCTGGATGATCGAACTGGCCGCAGGCGATCTGCCACCGCTGCATGAGTTGGCAGCCGGACTGAACCCTCAGGGTCATGCGATTCAGGCGCGTCTGTATGCTGAAGATCCGGGCAAGCAGTTCCAGCCGTCACCGGGATTATTGACGGAAGTCGTGTTTCCCGAGTCAGAAGGACAGAGCCTGCGCATCGATACGTGGGTGACGGCCGGGTGCGAGATTCCCCCGTTTTTCGACCCGATGCTGGCTAAGATCATCGCCTGCGCGCCGACCCGCGAGCAGGCGATAGTCGGATTGGATCGAGCGCTGGCGGACACGCGACTCTATGGCGTTGAACACAACCGTGACTATTTGCGTCAGATTTTGGCGGCAGAGCCGTTTGCCAGCGGTCAGCCGTGGACACGCTGTCTGGATACGTTGGTCTACAATGCGACAACTTGCGAAGTGGTGAGTGCTGGCACGCAGACCACCGTACAGGATTATCCCGGGCGTCTCGGCTACTGGGCGGTCGGTGTGCCGCCGTCGGGTCCGATGGACGATCGCGCGCTGCGTTTAGGCAACCGTCTGGTGGGGAATCCGGCGGGAATGGCGGCGCTGGAAGTCACGATGAACGGGCCGACACTGCGTTTTAATACGGACGCTGTGGCAGCGGTTACTGGTGCGGCTATGGCTATCGAACTGGATGGTCAATCTGTGCCGATGGATAGCGTATTTGCGATACCGGCGGGTGCTACGCTGCGGTTAGGTGCGGCGAATGCGCATGGAGTACGCAGCTATCTTTGCCTACGTGGCGGGTTCGATGTGCCGGATTATCTCGGCAGTAAAAGCACCTTCACGCTGGGGCAATTTGGCGGCCATGCGGGCAGGGCGCTGCGGGCGGGTGACGTCTTGCACCTTGCGCCGCTGACGGACAGACGCACCGGCGATTGCCTGCCGGATGCGTTGCGCACCACATTGTCTACGGTGCGTGAACTACGTGTGATTTACGGCCCGCATGCAGCACCGGATTATTTCACGCCTGCCTATATGGAAACGTTCCTCACCACCGAGTGGGAAGTGCATTTTAACTCCAGCCGCACGGGTGTGCGCCTGATTGGGCCGAAACCAGAGTGGGTTCGTGATAGCGGTGGAGAAGCCGGGCTGCATCCTTCGAATATTCACGACAACCCGTATGCCATTGGCGCGGTGGATTTCACCGGCGATATGCCAGTTATTCTGGGGCCGGATGGCCCGAGTCTCGGTGGATTCGTCTGTCCGGTAACGATAATCGAAGCTGACCTGTGGGCGCTGGGGCAGCTTACTGCGGGCGACCGTGTGCGCTTTATTCCTGTCGATCTCCCGACAGCGCGCGCACTGGCGCAGGCACGTCATGCGGAGGTGGAACAGCTTGCCCCGATCGCTGTCGACTGGTCGCCTGCCGGGCTGATTTCTCCGGTGGAGTTGGATAGCGGTGAGGCGGACAAGCGGCTGGTTGCACGGCTGTCCGGTGATACCCATTTGCTGTTGGAAGTGGGCGCGGCGGAGCTGGATGTCGCGCTACGTTTCCGCATCCATGCGCTGATGCTGGCGCTGGAGAAACAGACGCTCGATGGCATTATTGATGTGACGCCGGGCATTCGTTCGTTGCAGGTGCACTATCGCCCTGAAGTACTTTCGTTACAGCATTTGTTGGATATGCTTTCCACGCTATGGCAGGACGTTTGCACCCAGCAAAATCTGACGGTGCCCTCACGAGTGGTTTATCTGCCGCTGTCTTGGGACGATCCCGCTTGCCAGTTGGCGATTCAAAAATACATGACCACGGTACGCAGCGATGCGCCCTGGTGCCCGAGCAACCTTGAGTTTATCCGCCGTATTAACGAACTGGATAATCTTGATGAGGTTTACCGTACCGTCTTTGACGCCAGCTATCTGGTGATGGGGTTGGGCGACGTTTACCTCGGCGCACCGGTGGCAACGCCGCTGGATCCGCGCCACCGTTTAGTCACCACCAAATATAACCCGGCGCGTACCTGGACGGCGGAAAACTCAGTGGGCATCGGCGGCGCTTACCTGTGCGTTTACGGCATGGAAGGGCCGGGCGGTTACCAGTTTGTCGGACGCACGCTGCAAATGTGGGATCGCTATCGCGGCGTTGGCGCATTTGACGGCAAACCGTGGCTGCTGCGCTTCTTTGACCAAATTCGCTTCTATCCGGTATCGGCTGACGAATTGTTATCCATTCGACGGGATTTCCCGCTAGGGCGCTACCCGCTACGGATCGAGCAAAGTGAATTGGCGTTAAACGCCTATCAGGATTTCCTGTCGCGGGAAGCGGAAGAAATTGAAGCATTCCGCGTGCGTCAGCGGGCGGCGTTTGAGGCAGAGCGTGAGCGCTGGCGTATTGCCGGTCAATCGGTAACGGATAGCGTGGACGTGGTGATTGAAGAGGCGAGCGAAGCACCGATCCTGCCGGGACAGGTTGGCGTTGAAAGCTCGATTTCCGGCAATCTCTGGCAGGTGACGACGGAAGTCGGCAAAACGGTGGCAGAGGGGGAAACGCTGATGATTCTCGAATCCATGAAAATGGAAATCCCGATTGTGTCGCCGCAGCACGGCACGGTGCGGGAGATTCGCTGCCAGCCCGGCGCGTCCGTTCGTGCAGGGCAGTGCGTGGTGGTGATCGAGGCGCAGGCGGAATAA
- a CDS encoding MATE family efflux transporter, translating to MQQYLTEARKLSALAVPVIIAQVSQTSMGVVDTIMAGAYSATDMAAVAVGTSIWLPAILFGHGLLLALTPVVAQLNGSGRRERISHQVRQSFFLAAIISVLTMLVLYQGEYAINLMSDGSPELAAKAIGYLHALLWGVPGYLFYQVLRCQCEGLSKTYPGMMIGFIGLLINIPINYIFIHGKFGMPELGGVGCGVATASVYWIMMLLMMLYTRRASWLRDIRLHRPAFRPDFAVLKRLFGLGLPIALALLFEVTLFAVVALLVLPLGVVDVAGHQIALNFSSLMFVLPLSVGVATTIRVGHRLGEGSVENARIAAHTGIMAGVALACCTAIFTTLLREPIALLYNQDPLVVAMASQLMLLAAVYQISDAVQVIGTGVLRGYKDTRSIFYITFVAYWVLGLPSGYLLALTDVIVPRMGPAGFWCGFIIGLTAAAVMMVTRIRFLQRQPAARILARAAR from the coding sequence GTGCAACAGTATCTGACAGAAGCGCGTAAATTATCGGCGCTTGCTGTTCCTGTCATTATTGCGCAAGTGTCCCAAACGTCGATGGGTGTGGTTGACACCATCATGGCCGGTGCTTATAGCGCCACCGATATGGCCGCTGTCGCGGTGGGAACCTCAATCTGGCTCCCCGCCATTCTTTTTGGTCATGGCCTGCTACTGGCGTTAACGCCCGTTGTCGCACAGCTCAACGGTTCCGGCCGTCGCGAGCGTATTTCTCATCAGGTGCGACAATCTTTTTTCCTCGCTGCCATCATTTCGGTGCTGACGATGCTGGTGCTGTATCAGGGGGAATACGCGATTAACCTGATGAGCGACGGTTCGCCTGAACTGGCTGCGAAAGCCATCGGCTATCTGCACGCGTTGCTGTGGGGCGTGCCCGGCTATCTGTTCTATCAGGTTTTGCGCTGCCAGTGTGAAGGGCTGTCCAAAACCTACCCCGGCATGATGATTGGATTCATCGGGCTATTAATCAACATCCCGATTAACTACATATTCATCCACGGTAAATTTGGTATGCCCGAACTGGGCGGAGTTGGTTGCGGCGTCGCCACCGCGTCGGTTTACTGGATCATGATGCTGCTGATGATGCTCTATACCCGACGTGCCTCCTGGCTACGCGATATCCGTCTTCATCGCCCGGCATTCCGGCCAGATTTTGCCGTGCTGAAGCGCCTGTTTGGCCTCGGTTTACCCATCGCGCTAGCGCTGCTTTTTGAAGTCACGCTGTTTGCCGTGGTTGCCCTACTGGTGTTACCACTGGGTGTTGTCGATGTCGCAGGTCACCAAATTGCCCTGAACTTCAGTTCGCTGATGTTCGTCCTTCCGCTCTCGGTGGGCGTCGCTACCACCATTCGCGTCGGACATCGATTAGGGGAAGGTTCGGTTGAGAACGCCCGCATTGCCGCGCACACGGGTATCATGGCTGGCGTAGCGTTAGCCTGCTGCACGGCAATCTTCACCACGTTGCTGCGTGAACCCATTGCCCTGCTCTACAATCAGGACCCGCTCGTGGTGGCGATGGCCTCTCAACTCATGCTATTGGCTGCCGTTTATCAAATTTCCGATGCCGTTCAGGTCATCGGCACCGGCGTATTGCGCGGCTATAAAGATACCCGTTCAATTTTCTATATTACCTTTGTCGCCTATTGGGTATTGGGATTACCGAGCGGTTACCTGCTGGCGTTGACCGATGTCATCGTGCCACGCATGGGGCCTGCGGGCTTCTGGTGTGGTTTTATCATTGGCCTGACGGCGGCAGCGGTGATGATGGTAACGCGAATTCGTTTTCTTCAGCGTCAACCCGCCGCACGAATTTTAGCGCGCGCCGCCCGCTAG
- a CDS encoding riboflavin synthase subunit alpha — MFTGIVQGTAPVVSIEEKSNFRTHIVQLPPELLPGLVPGASVAHNGCCLTVTAIDGDRVSFDLMKETLRLTNLGDIHEGDVVNIERAAKFGDEIGGHVMSGHIMCTAEVVKIQVSENNHQIWFRLADEALMKYVLHKGFVGIDGISLTVGEVTRGRFCVHLIPETLNRTTLGQKRLRNRINIEIDPQTQAVVDTVERVLASKQASELANEE; from the coding sequence ATGTTTACCGGTATTGTTCAGGGCACCGCGCCGGTGGTGTCGATTGAAGAAAAATCCAACTTTCGCACGCACATTGTCCAACTCCCACCCGAGCTGCTTCCTGGGCTCGTGCCCGGTGCATCGGTGGCGCACAATGGCTGCTGCCTGACGGTAACCGCCATTGACGGCGATCGTGTCAGTTTTGATCTCATGAAGGAAACGCTGCGATTAACGAATCTGGGCGATATTCATGAAGGCGATGTCGTCAATATTGAGCGGGCCGCGAAATTCGGTGATGAGATCGGTGGACACGTTATGTCGGGCCACATCATGTGTACGGCGGAAGTGGTTAAGATTCAGGTTTCAGAGAATAACCATCAGATTTGGTTCCGCCTAGCTGATGAAGCGCTGATGAAATACGTGTTGCATAAAGGCTTTGTTGGAATTGATGGCATCAGCCTGACGGTGGGGGAAGTCACCCGCGGGCGCTTCTGCGTGCATTTAATTCCAGAAACGCTGAACCGTACCACGCTGGGGCAGAAACGTCTGAGGAATCGCATCAATATTGAAATCGACCCGCAGACACAGGCCGTGGTGGATACCGTCGAGCGCGTGTTGGCTAGCAAGCAGGCGAGCGAACTCGCCAACGAAGAGTAA
- the purR gene encoding HTH-type transcriptional repressor PurR: MATIKDVAKRAGVSTTTVSHVINKTRFVAEETKAAVRAAIKELHYSPSAVARSLKVNHTKSIGLLATSSEAPYFAEIIEAVENSCYAKGYTLVLCNSHNDIGKQRAYLSMLAQKRVDGLLVMCAEYPPELLSMLEDYRSIPMVVMDWGQMHSDFTDTIIDNAFEGGYMAGRYLIERGHRDIGAIPGTQERNTGSGRYLGFLKALKEADITVRDEWVVRGDFEPESGYKAMHQILAQKQRPTAVFCGGDIMAMGAICAADELGLRVPQDISVIGYDNVRHARFFTPALTTIHQPKERLGQSAFAMLLDRITSKREDAHVIEVHPTLIERRSVADGPYLDYRR, encoded by the coding sequence ATGGCAACGATTAAAGATGTGGCAAAACGTGCTGGCGTTTCCACCACAACCGTATCGCACGTGATCAATAAAACACGTTTCGTCGCCGAAGAGACTAAGGCAGCCGTCAGGGCGGCAATCAAAGAATTGCACTATTCACCCAGCGCCGTCGCTCGCAGCCTCAAAGTTAATCACACTAAATCTATCGGGTTGCTGGCCACATCCAGCGAAGCCCCCTATTTTGCCGAAATCATTGAAGCCGTTGAAAACAGCTGCTATGCCAAAGGCTACACGCTGGTGCTGTGTAATTCGCATAACGACATCGGCAAGCAGCGCGCCTATCTTTCCATGCTGGCGCAAAAACGCGTCGACGGCCTGTTGGTGATGTGCGCCGAATACCCGCCTGAGCTGTTGTCGATGTTGGAAGATTATCGCAGCATTCCGATGGTCGTTATGGACTGGGGACAGATGCACAGCGATTTTACCGATACGATTATCGATAACGCCTTTGAAGGCGGTTATATGGCAGGCCGCTACCTGATTGAACGCGGTCATCGCGATATCGGTGCCATCCCCGGCACTCAAGAACGCAACACTGGCAGTGGACGCTACCTCGGTTTTTTAAAAGCACTGAAGGAAGCCGACATCACCGTACGCGATGAATGGGTGGTTCGGGGCGATTTCGAACCCGAATCCGGGTACAAAGCCATGCACCAGATTCTCGCACAGAAACAGCGTCCAACGGCCGTCTTCTGCGGCGGCGATATTATGGCGATGGGGGCTATCTGCGCGGCTGATGAACTGGGTCTGCGCGTACCGCAGGACATTTCGGTGATCGGTTATGACAACGTGCGCCACGCGCGTTTCTTTACACCGGCGTTGACCACCATCCATCAACCGAAAGAGCGGCTGGGGCAATCCGCCTTTGCGATGTTGCTGGATCGTATTACCAGTAAGCGGGAAGATGCACACGTCATTGAAGTACACCCGACGCTGATTGAACGGCGCTCGGTGGCAGACGGCCCCTACCTCGACTATCGCCGCTAA
- a CDS encoding YnhF family membrane protein, whose protein sequence is MDTDLKMSLLTTIGSLAVIIVFSFTAVLN, encoded by the coding sequence ATGGATACAGATCTGAAGATGTCTTTGCTGACAACCATTGGTTCGCTGGCTGTGATCATCGTGTTTAGTTTTACAGCGGTACTGAACTAG
- a CDS encoding C40 family peptidase yields MRLFITLFILFFSNLSLNVVQAAPSTPHSAPKKSAVAETNKKNRQTKGNAKSPTPIKSKKPEPTAVSNKTKSRTASKATEKKPSRTQNSTPALVKKNLKKLKPEEEKQTTAQARVKTGLKKTALKSKVEKNPAPTEKGMALSAAHKKRYQHAKTTAMNKLMSQIGKPYHWGGSSPFTGFDCSGLVYYAYKDVVKIQIPRTANEMYHLRDAAPIKKSELESGDLVFFRINNRGAADHVGVYLGEGKFIQSPRTGSDIRISKLSEDYWQEHYVGARRVVTPQTIR; encoded by the coding sequence ATGCGCTTATTTATTACTCTTTTTATATTATTTTTCAGCAACCTATCCCTGAACGTGGTTCAGGCTGCGCCGTCTACCCCGCATTCTGCGCCGAAGAAAAGCGCCGTGGCAGAAACGAATAAGAAAAACCGTCAAACAAAGGGTAATGCTAAATCACCGACACCGATCAAAAGCAAAAAACCAGAACCTACCGCAGTCAGCAATAAAACCAAATCCCGTACCGCGAGCAAAGCGACAGAAAAAAAACCGTCACGGACGCAAAACAGCACGCCTGCGCTAGTGAAAAAAAATCTTAAAAAGCTGAAGCCTGAAGAAGAGAAACAAACAACGGCACAGGCCAGAGTCAAAACCGGGTTGAAGAAGACGGCACTCAAAAGCAAAGTGGAGAAAAATCCAGCGCCGACAGAAAAAGGAATGGCGCTAAGCGCAGCACATAAAAAACGCTATCAACATGCCAAAACGACCGCAATGAATAAGTTGATGAGCCAGATTGGTAAGCCTTACCACTGGGGCGGTTCCTCTCCCTTTACCGGATTCGACTGTAGCGGACTGGTTTATTACGCCTACAAAGATGTCGTTAAGATCCAAATTCCACGCACCGCAAACGAAATGTATCACCTGCGTGACGCCGCTCCGATTAAAAAGAGCGAGCTGGAAAGTGGCGATCTGGTCTTCTTCCGCATCAATAACCGTGGCGCAGCCGATCACGTCGGGGTTTATCTGGGTGAAGGGAAATTTATCCAGTCGCCGCGTACAGGCTCAGATATTCGTATCAGCAAGCTGAGTGAAGATTATTGGCAGGAGCACTACGTTGGCGCGCGTCGTGTAGTGACACCGCAGACGATTCGTTAA
- a CDS encoding Grx4 family monothiol glutaredoxin produces the protein MTTPTIEKIQRQIAENPILLYMKGSPKLPSCGFSAQTVQALSACGERFAYVDILQNPDIRAELPKYANWPTFPQLWVDGELIGGCDIVVEMFQRGELQPLIKETADKYKAQQADQE, from the coding sequence ATGACGACACCGACAATTGAAAAAATTCAGCGCCAAATTGCTGAAAACCCGATTCTGCTGTACATGAAAGGCTCCCCGAAATTGCCAAGCTGCGGCTTTTCCGCACAGACTGTTCAGGCGTTGTCTGCCTGTGGCGAACGTTTTGCGTATGTTGATATTTTGCAGAACCCAGACATTCGTGCTGAACTGCCGAAATACGCGAACTGGCCGACATTCCCACAGCTGTGGGTTGACGGTGAGCTGATTGGCGGTTGTGATATCGTGGTTGAAATGTTTCAGCGCGGTGAACTGCAACCGCTGATCAAAGAGACTGCAGACAAATACAAAGCGCAGCAGGCCGATCAAGAGTAA
- the rnt gene encoding ribonuclease T codes for MADKSVLSGRFRGFYPVVIDVETAGFNAKTNALLEVAAVTLKMDQDGWLQPDETLHFHVEPFEDAILEPAALAFNGIDPTNPLRGAVSEYDALHEIFKVVRKGIKDQSCNRAIIVAHNATFDHSFMMAAAERCSLKRNPFHPFATFDTAALSGLVLGQTVLAKACITAGIAFDSSQAHSALYDTNQTALLFCELVNRWKRLGGWPIALEENSLEDASAED; via the coding sequence ATGGCTGATAAAAGTGTTCTGAGCGGCCGTTTTCGTGGGTTTTACCCGGTAGTGATTGATGTTGAAACCGCCGGATTTAATGCGAAAACTAATGCCTTGCTGGAAGTTGCTGCGGTAACATTAAAAATGGATCAAGACGGCTGGTTACAGCCAGATGAAACGCTACATTTTCATGTCGAACCGTTCGAAGACGCGATTCTGGAACCCGCCGCACTGGCATTTAACGGTATTGACCCCACCAACCCACTACGTGGCGCGGTGAGCGAATACGATGCACTGCATGAAATTTTCAAAGTCGTGCGTAAAGGGATCAAAGATCAGAGTTGCAACCGCGCGATTATCGTAGCGCATAATGCCACCTTCGATCACAGTTTCATGATGGCAGCAGCCGAGCGCTGTAGCCTGAAACGTAATCCCTTCCACCCTTTCGCCACATTCGATACCGCCGCACTCAGCGGGTTAGTGTTAGGCCAAACGGTTCTTGCTAAAGCCTGTATTACTGCCGGTATTGCGTTTGATTCCAGCCAGGCGCACTCCGCGCTGTATGATACCAACCAGACGGCATTGCTGTTCTGTGAGTTGGTTAACCGCTGGAAACGTCTGGGCGGATGGCCAATTGCACTGGAAGAAAATTCGCTGGAAGACGCGTCAGCCGAAGACTGA
- the gloA gene encoding lactoylglutathione lyase: MRLLHTMLRVSDLQRSIDFYTQILGMRVLRTSENTEYKYTLAFVGYTEESEGAVIELTYNWGVDSYDLGNAYGHIALGVDDVAATCERIRKAGGNVTREAGPVKGGTTVIAFIEDPDGYKIELIENAHAGNGIGH; the protein is encoded by the coding sequence ATGCGTTTACTTCACACCATGCTGCGTGTTAGCGATTTACAACGTTCTATCGATTTCTATACCCAAATCTTGGGAATGCGCGTGTTGCGCACCAGCGAGAATACCGAATACAAATACACATTGGCTTTCGTCGGCTATACCGAAGAGAGTGAAGGTGCTGTTATCGAACTGACTTACAACTGGGGCGTCGACAGCTACGATTTGGGCAACGCCTATGGCCATATTGCGCTGGGTGTTGACGATGTTGCCGCAACCTGTGAGCGCATCCGCAAAGCAGGTGGCAATGTAACGCGCGAAGCAGGTCCGGTCAAAGGCGGTACGACAGTTATCGCATTCATCGAAGATCCAGACGGTTATAAAATCGAGTTGATCGAGAATGCCCACGCTGGTAACGGCATCGGTCACTAA
- a CDS encoding DUF1289 domain-containing protein, with the protein MPEQLELFAVLNPCRGICQADERGYCRGCFRNRNERFSWDKMSDMQKQDILRLCQQRMKRLQRSDRPDIPEESSQLSFF; encoded by the coding sequence GTGCCAGAGCAACTTGAACTCTTTGCCGTTCTTAATCCATGTCGTGGTATTTGTCAGGCAGATGAACGCGGATATTGTCGCGGTTGCTTTCGTAACCGTAATGAACGTTTCAGTTGGGATAAAATGAGTGATATGCAGAAACAGGATATACTGCGCCTGTGCCAGCAGAGAATGAAACGGTTACAACGTTCGGATAGACCGGATATACCTGAAGAATCTAGTCAGTTATCGTTTTTTTAG
- the slyA gene encoding transcriptional regulator SlyA, which translates to MELPLGSDLARLVRVWRALVDHRLKPLELTQTHWVTLHNIYHLPPGQSQIQLAKAIGIEQPSLVRTLDQLEEKGLITRHVCEHDRRAKRIMLTESAEPIIQAVTGVISHTRNEVLFGITPEQVDELALLVARLEKNILALHENQA; encoded by the coding sequence ATGGAACTGCCATTAGGATCTGATTTAGCTCGTCTTGTGCGTGTATGGCGTGCACTGGTCGATCATCGTTTAAAACCGCTCGAATTGACTCAAACGCATTGGGTTACTTTGCATAATATATACCATTTGCCACCGGGGCAGTCGCAAATTCAGCTGGCCAAGGCGATAGGTATTGAACAACCTTCGTTGGTTCGGACGCTGGATCAGCTTGAAGAGAAAGGGTTAATTACTCGCCACGTTTGTGAGCACGATCGTCGAGCAAAACGTATTATGTTGACAGAATCAGCTGAGCCGATCATACAGGCTGTCACTGGTGTAATAAGTCATACACGTAATGAAGTATTATTTGGTATTACGCCTGAGCAGGTTGATGAATTAGCGCTACTGGTTGCACGTCTTGAGAAAAATATATTGGCATTGCATGAAAACCAAGCGTAG
- a CDS encoding glycine zipper 2TM domain-containing protein: MMKRLLVVTLAGVTLAGCANTSTLSGDVYSASEAKQVQTVTYGTIVSMRPVQIQAGEDSNVIGALGGAVLGGFLGNTIGGGSGRSLATAAGAVAGGVAGQSATSALNRTQGVELEIRRDDGSTIMVVQKQGDTKFSAGQRVAMASNGRSITVSPR, from the coding sequence ATGATGAAGCGTTTGCTTGTGGTTACCCTTGCTGGTGTCACGCTGGCTGGTTGTGCTAATACCAGTACGCTTTCAGGTGATGTTTACAGCGCATCCGAAGCTAAACAAGTGCAGACCGTGACCTACGGTACGATTGTTTCTATGCGTCCGGTTCAAATTCAGGCGGGAGAAGATTCTAACGTGATCGGTGCGCTAGGTGGTGCTGTTCTGGGTGGTTTCCTGGGTAACACTATCGGTGGTGGCTCTGGCCGTAGTCTGGCAACGGCAGCTGGCGCGGTAGCTGGTGGTGTAGCGGGGCAAAGCGCAACCAGCGCACTGAACCGTACACAAGGTGTAGAGCTAGAAATCCGTCGAGATGACGGCAGTACCATTATGGTAGTACAGAAACAAGGTGATACGAAATTCAGCGCAGGTCAACGCGTCGCTATGGCTAGCAATGGCCGCAGCATCACCGTTTCTCCACGCTAG